A single region of the Nocardioides sp. W7 genome encodes:
- a CDS encoding oxygenase MpaB family protein, which translates to MRRDHWRRVNDALDPETSYVEIYRNVVAHEFPWDLNQALSFALFRTYAVPGIGRLLDATGQFTGDVQKRYDDTALLLEPPTRYGFDHPEARAAIRRINQMHRAYDIPEHEFRYVLSTFVVVPKRWLDDYGKRPLTPVEERASVNYYRQLGRHMNIPDIPETFAEFAELMDSYEAEHFAYDAGARRVADATLALMQTFYAKPAQRPAGLFARALMDDPLREAFRYDAPPALVQRASRAALRARGRLLRAFPARREPKLIEDISWIRSYPDGHDVEQLGTFPTPGLAGCPVRH; encoded by the coding sequence ATGAGGCGTGACCACTGGCGGCGCGTGAACGACGCGCTGGACCCCGAGACGTCGTACGTCGAGATCTACCGCAACGTCGTCGCCCACGAGTTCCCGTGGGACCTGAACCAGGCGCTGAGCTTCGCGCTCTTCCGCACCTACGCCGTGCCCGGCATCGGCCGGCTGCTCGACGCGACCGGTCAGTTCACCGGCGACGTGCAGAAGCGGTACGACGACACCGCGCTGCTCCTCGAGCCGCCGACGCGTTACGGCTTCGACCATCCCGAGGCGCGTGCGGCGATCCGCCGGATCAACCAGATGCACCGCGCCTACGACATCCCCGAGCACGAGTTCCGCTACGTGCTGTCGACCTTCGTGGTGGTGCCGAAGCGCTGGCTCGACGACTACGGCAAGCGGCCGCTGACGCCGGTCGAGGAGCGGGCCTCGGTCAACTACTACCGACAGCTGGGCAGGCACATGAACATCCCGGACATCCCGGAGACGTTCGCCGAGTTCGCCGAGCTGATGGACTCCTACGAGGCCGAGCACTTCGCCTACGACGCCGGCGCCCGCCGGGTCGCCGACGCGACGCTCGCGCTGATGCAGACCTTCTACGCCAAGCCCGCCCAGCGTCCGGCCGGCCTGTTCGCCCGGGCGCTGATGGACGACCCGCTCCGCGAGGCCTTCCGGTACGACGCGCCTCCGGCCCTCGTGCAGCGCGCGAGCCGGGCCGCCCTGCGGGCCCGCGGCCGGCTGCTGCGTGCGTTCCCGGCCCGCCGGGAGCCGAAGCTGATCGAGGACATCTCCTGGATCCGCAGCTACCCCGACGGCCACGACGTCGAGCAGCTCGGCACCTTCCCCACCCCCGGCCTCGCCGGCTGCCCCGTCCGTCACTGA
- a CDS encoding TetR family transcriptional regulator has translation MRTPVQARSESSADRMLAATLDLLAAGGLGAVTVAAVAKAAGASNGSLYHRFGDRTGLLLAAQDVALGEIESATAAAFARADAEPDDDRALGLLAAAALDIFAEHRGAMRAYLVEGRNQSAFEARNVRCSHLLAGTVVGWLRSRFGTDPADAEAAYRILFALGAAQALFDDEQVSPGQLPRAAFADAVARAVGALAR, from the coding sequence GTGCGCACCCCCGTGCAGGCCCGCAGCGAGTCCTCCGCCGACCGGATGCTCGCGGCCACCCTGGACCTGCTCGCGGCCGGTGGTCTCGGGGCTGTCACCGTCGCCGCGGTGGCCAAGGCTGCGGGTGCCTCCAACGGCTCGCTCTACCACCGGTTCGGCGATCGCACCGGGCTGCTGCTCGCGGCCCAGGACGTCGCCCTCGGTGAGATCGAGAGCGCGACCGCCGCCGCGTTCGCCCGGGCGGACGCCGAGCCCGACGACGACCGGGCACTGGGCCTGCTGGCCGCGGCCGCGCTCGACATCTTCGCCGAGCACCGGGGCGCGATGCGGGCCTACCTGGTCGAGGGCCGGAACCAGTCGGCGTTCGAGGCCCGCAACGTGCGCTGCAGCCACCTGCTCGCCGGCACCGTGGTCGGCTGGCTGCGGAGCCGCTTCGGGACCGACCCGGCCGACGCGGAGGCGGCGTACCGGATCCTGTTCGCGCTCGGCGCCGCCCAGGCCCTCTTCGACGACGAGCAGGTCTCGCCCGGCCAGCTCCCCCGGGCGGCGTTCGCGGACGCGGTCGCCCGCGCGGTCGGCGCGCTCGCACGCTGA
- a CDS encoding histidine kinase dimerization/phospho-acceptor domain-containing protein yields MRERLAASFALFTLVLLIAGGVIRSYTLGHELREQQSDRLHQEATLVARVVDARVGEGEPVDAAFLSELVHDRARIAYTPGVAGDPVEARGPSYDAEGDDVTANVTVDGGTVTVAEDDRLVWNLVVGDPWALAGLGMLALVGSGLAGLLVARRLSAPFQRLADAAGALGRGRFDLDLPRTRIPEAAAIARSLSTSADELRDRLRREQEFAAHTSHALRSPLTGLRLELEETLLRDDLPDEVRTTLRRALDGIAHVDEVAGELVELQRGSLVEGAQVPLRDLAVQVAQHWGDELALVDRDLSAAVQGELDDGYTPGPVEHLLDLVLAAVLDASAGAVRLVLAGDTDGHLRISVTLDRPASEQPTSDQDPFGAARSVCAALGGRWVGSEPTAGIEILLPRR; encoded by the coding sequence ATGCGTGAGCGGCTCGCTGCCTCTTTCGCTCTCTTCACGCTTGTCCTGCTGATCGCCGGCGGCGTGATCCGCAGCTACACCCTCGGTCACGAGCTGCGCGAGCAGCAGAGCGACCGGCTCCACCAGGAGGCGACGCTCGTCGCCCGGGTGGTGGACGCCCGGGTGGGCGAGGGCGAGCCCGTGGACGCCGCGTTCCTCTCGGAGCTGGTCCACGACCGCGCTCGGATCGCCTACACCCCCGGGGTCGCCGGCGACCCGGTCGAGGCCCGCGGACCGTCGTACGACGCCGAGGGCGACGACGTCACCGCGAACGTCACGGTCGACGGCGGCACGGTCACGGTCGCCGAGGACGACCGGCTGGTCTGGAACCTCGTGGTCGGCGACCCGTGGGCGCTGGCCGGGCTGGGGATGCTCGCGCTGGTCGGCTCCGGCCTGGCGGGGCTGCTGGTCGCGCGGCGGCTGTCCGCTCCGTTCCAACGGCTCGCCGACGCCGCCGGTGCGCTCGGACGGGGGCGCTTCGACCTCGACCTGCCCCGCACCCGGATCCCGGAGGCCGCGGCGATCGCCCGGTCGCTCAGCACCAGCGCGGACGAGCTGCGCGATCGGCTGCGCCGCGAGCAGGAGTTCGCCGCGCACACCTCGCACGCGCTGCGCTCACCCCTGACCGGGCTGCGCCTGGAGCTGGAGGAGACACTGCTGCGCGACGACCTGCCGGACGAGGTGCGAACGACCCTGCGCCGAGCCCTCGACGGCATCGCGCACGTCGACGAGGTGGCCGGCGAGCTCGTCGAGCTGCAGCGCGGCAGTCTCGTCGAGGGTGCCCAGGTCCCGCTGCGGGACCTCGCGGTCCAGGTCGCCCAGCACTGGGGCGACGAGCTCGCCCTCGTCGACCGGGACCTGAGTGCCGCGGTCCAGGGCGAGCTGGACGACGGCTACACCCCGGGCCCCGTCGAGCACCTGCTCGACCTGGTCCTCGCCGCGGTGCTCGACGCGAGCGCGGGTGCGGTCCGCCTGGTGCTGGCGGGCGACACCGACGGCCACCTGCGGATCTCGGTGACGCTCGATCGGCCCGCGTCCGAGCAGCCCACGTCCGACCAGGACCCGTTCGGCGCCGCGCGCTCGGTGTGTGCCGCGCTCGGTGGACGCTGGGTCGGCTCCGAGCCGACGGCCGGCATCGAGATTCTGCTGCCGCGGCGCTGA
- a CDS encoding response regulator transcription factor, whose product MAPRVLVVEDEEDIAFPLVRTLEREGYAVVWVDSGQKALDDLEKAPADVVILDLGLPDMDGLEVCKRAREAGFGGAIMIVTARAGELDRVVGLDYGADDYLSKPFGLAELQARVRALLRRTSPGGGFGHDDVPEGGLRIDVAARRVYAGDDEVPLTGKEFDVLTILASNRDKVVSRGRLMSDVWDENWYGSTKTLDVTIGRLRQKLESVGVSEKVVAVRGVGFRLEGAPDA is encoded by the coding sequence ATGGCCCCGAGAGTGCTCGTCGTCGAGGACGAGGAGGACATCGCGTTCCCCTTGGTCCGCACCCTCGAGCGCGAGGGCTACGCGGTGGTCTGGGTCGACTCCGGACAGAAGGCCCTCGACGACCTGGAGAAGGCCCCGGCCGACGTCGTCATCCTCGACCTCGGGCTGCCCGACATGGACGGGCTCGAGGTCTGCAAACGGGCCCGCGAGGCGGGCTTCGGTGGCGCGATCATGATCGTCACCGCACGCGCCGGCGAGCTCGACCGGGTGGTCGGGCTCGACTACGGCGCCGACGACTACCTGTCCAAGCCGTTCGGTCTGGCCGAGCTGCAGGCGCGGGTGCGGGCGCTGCTGCGTCGTACCTCTCCGGGTGGCGGCTTCGGCCACGACGACGTCCCCGAGGGCGGGCTCCGCATCGACGTGGCCGCCCGGCGGGTCTACGCCGGTGACGACGAGGTGCCCCTGACGGGCAAGGAGTTCGACGTCCTCACCATCCTCGCGTCCAACCGCGACAAGGTGGTCTCGCGCGGCCGGCTGATGTCGGACGTCTGGGACGAGAACTGGTACGGCTCGACGAAGACGCTGGACGTGACCATCGGTCGACTCCGGCAGAAGCTCGAGAGCGTCGGGGTGTCCGAGAAGGTCGTAGCCGTTCGAGGTGTGGGATTCCGCCTCGAGGGCGCGCCCGATGCGTGA
- the ligD gene encoding non-homologous end-joining DNA ligase yields MAGTEVHVDVDGRTLRLSNLDKVLYPRTGTTKGEVLHYYAQVAPTLLPHLRDRAVTRIRWPHGVADGSFFEKNAPPGTPSWVRTVKVPSTGSRSGKGETELVFPIVDDLATLTWLVNLAALELHVHQWSVGRNGRPRNADRLVIDLDPGEPAGLHECCQVALLVRERLAERDLDCRPVLSGSKGLHLYADLPKRLPSDDSTALAKEVAEELQKADPSQVTATMTKAKRGGKVFLDWSQNAGSKTTISPYSLRGKDRPYVAAPVSWDEVAEGAEDPLGLEQLTFDEVLARIAEHGDLFA; encoded by the coding sequence ATGGCCGGCACCGAGGTGCACGTCGACGTCGACGGCCGCACCCTGAGGCTCAGCAACTTGGACAAGGTGCTCTACCCGCGCACCGGCACCACCAAGGGCGAGGTGCTGCACTACTACGCGCAGGTCGCGCCGACCCTGCTGCCGCACCTGCGGGACCGGGCCGTCACCCGGATCCGCTGGCCGCACGGCGTCGCGGACGGCAGCTTCTTCGAGAAGAACGCTCCGCCCGGCACGCCGTCGTGGGTGCGCACCGTGAAGGTGCCCAGCACCGGCAGCCGGTCCGGCAAGGGCGAGACCGAGCTGGTCTTCCCGATCGTCGACGACCTCGCCACCCTCACCTGGCTGGTCAACCTGGCCGCGCTCGAGCTGCACGTCCACCAGTGGAGCGTCGGTCGCAACGGCCGGCCCCGCAACGCCGACCGGCTCGTGATCGACCTCGATCCGGGCGAGCCGGCCGGCCTGCACGAGTGCTGCCAGGTCGCGCTGCTGGTGCGCGAGCGACTGGCCGAGCGCGATCTCGACTGCCGCCCGGTGCTGAGCGGCAGCAAGGGCCTGCACCTGTACGCCGATCTCCCGAAGCGGCTGCCGTCCGACGACTCGACCGCGCTGGCCAAGGAGGTCGCCGAGGAGCTGCAGAAGGCCGACCCGAGCCAGGTCACGGCCACCATGACCAAGGCCAAGCGGGGCGGCAAGGTCTTCCTCGACTGGTCGCAGAACGCGGGCTCGAAGACGACCATCTCGCCGTACTCGCTGCGCGGCAAGGACCGTCCGTACGTCGCCGCCCCCGTCTCCTGGGACGAGGTCGCCGAGGGGGCCGAGGACCCGCTCGGCCTCGAACAGCTGACCTTCGACGAGGTGCTCGCGCGGATCGCCGAGCACGGTGACCTGTTCGCCTGA
- a CDS encoding L,D-transpeptidase family protein has translation MKRVLLPILLLTVLLPATPAPASASAPAYAADPAASYRARTVTLDGVPVRLGPRTRQVVTVNRTAGHHARLVFWVQRQRRWVERFRTTDARIGYGGLVAGTQRKQGTGTTPLGSYDLRSAFGTHRRDADWALPYRMTRAGDFWVQDNASDFYNRFRNQRRGGFRWWLPSSDDNASERLTDYGKQYEYSIVVEYNWRQVRHRGSGIFLHVNGRGATAGCVSAPRSVLSRLMARLDPDRDPVIAIGR, from the coding sequence ATGAAGAGAGTCCTGCTGCCGATCCTGCTGCTCACTGTGCTGCTGCCCGCGACGCCCGCCCCGGCATCGGCATCCGCTCCGGCGTACGCCGCCGACCCCGCGGCGTCGTATCGCGCCCGGACGGTGACCCTCGACGGCGTGCCGGTGCGACTCGGACCGCGGACCCGCCAGGTCGTCACCGTCAACCGGACTGCGGGCCACCACGCCCGCCTGGTCTTCTGGGTGCAGCGCCAGAGGCGCTGGGTGGAGCGGTTCCGGACCACCGACGCCCGGATCGGGTACGGCGGCCTGGTGGCCGGCACCCAGCGCAAGCAGGGCACCGGCACCACCCCGCTCGGCAGCTACGACCTGCGCTCGGCGTTCGGCACCCACCGGCGAGACGCCGACTGGGCGCTGCCGTACCGGATGACCCGCGCCGGCGACTTCTGGGTGCAGGACAACGCCTCGGACTTCTACAACCGCTTCCGCAACCAGCGCCGGGGCGGCTTCCGCTGGTGGCTGCCGAGCAGCGACGACAACGCCTCCGAGCGGCTGACCGACTACGGCAAGCAGTACGAGTACTCGATCGTCGTCGAGTACAACTGGCGCCAGGTCCGCCACCGAGGGTCCGGGATCTTCCTGCACGTGAACGGCCGGGGGGCCACCGCCGGCTGCGTCAGCGCCCCGCGCTCGGTGCTGAGCCGGCTGATGGCCCGGCTGGATCCCGACCGCGACCCCGTGATCGCGATCGGGCGCTGA
- the ligD gene encoding non-homologous end-joining DNA ligase — protein sequence MRPMLATPGTRVPPGAEWSHEVKWDGVRALTEVSGGELRMTSRNENAITTAWPDLATSPLGERDLLVDGEIIALNERGRPDFRTLQERMHVRKATTAARLAEAVPATYMVFDLLRLDGADLTGLPLEERRERLTGLELTGWQVPVSYDDGAMLFDATLAQDLEGVVSKRRTSRYRPGERTPHWQKLAHRHRLSYVVGGWRPQAGTTDRLAALLVGEPTPDGLAYRGRVGSGIGPRQGKALGELVAGLGRTASPFDDEVPAVDARGTHWLEPVLVVDIDTHGRGYTRLRQPSFQGVRSDLTPEDLLA from the coding sequence ATGCGTCCCATGCTCGCCACCCCGGGGACTCGCGTGCCGCCCGGAGCGGAGTGGTCGCACGAGGTGAAGTGGGACGGCGTCCGGGCGCTCACCGAGGTCTCGGGCGGCGAGCTGCGGATGACCAGCCGCAACGAGAACGCCATCACCACCGCCTGGCCGGACCTCGCCACCAGCCCGCTGGGCGAGCGGGACCTGCTCGTCGACGGCGAGATCATCGCGCTCAACGAGCGGGGCCGGCCCGACTTCCGCACCCTCCAGGAGCGGATGCACGTGCGGAAGGCGACGACGGCCGCCCGACTGGCCGAGGCGGTCCCGGCGACGTACATGGTCTTCGACCTGCTGCGCCTCGACGGGGCCGATCTCACCGGGCTCCCGCTCGAGGAGCGCCGGGAGCGGCTGACAGGGTTGGAGCTGACCGGCTGGCAGGTGCCCGTGTCGTACGACGACGGCGCGATGCTCTTCGACGCCACCCTGGCCCAGGACCTCGAGGGCGTCGTCAGCAAGCGCCGGACCTCGCGCTACCGGCCCGGCGAGCGCACCCCGCACTGGCAGAAGCTGGCGCACCGGCACCGGCTGTCGTACGTCGTCGGCGGCTGGCGCCCCCAGGCGGGCACCACCGACCGGCTCGCGGCGCTGCTGGTGGGGGAGCCGACGCCCGACGGGCTGGCCTACCGTGGCCGGGTCGGCAGCGGGATCGGGCCCAGGCAGGGCAAGGCGCTGGGCGAGCTGGTCGCCGGGCTCGGCCGGACCGCGAGCCCGTTCGACGACGAGGTGCCGGCGGTGGACGCCCGGGGCACGCACTGGCTGGAGCCGGTGCTGGTCGTGGACATCGACACCCACGGGCGTGGGTACACCCGGCTGCGACAGCCCTCGTTCCAGGGGGTCCGCAGCGACCTGACCCCGGAGGACCTGCTCGCATGA
- a CDS encoding NAD(P)-binding domain-containing protein produces MNSTGPVDNDRDLTYAVIGAGPSGLAAARNLQQAGLPWAGYELAAGVGGLWDASAPRSTVYDSAHLISSRTTTQFSEFPMREGVADYPSHRELLDYFRDFATAFDLTPGFEFGSEVTAVVPHPEGGFTVTARSAAGSHDTRHAGVLVANGTLSEPNVPTFAGSFDGELFHTSAYKSATVFAGKRVLIVGAGNSGCDIAVDAVHHAASVDLSVRRGYHFVPKYVFGKPADTLNQRKRPLPPRIKQAVDSRVLRMFTGDPTRFGFPKPDHRIYESHPIVNSLVLHHLGHGDLAVRPDVRRFAGGNVDFVDGSSRSYDVVVLATGYHLHYPFLDPALLRWRGRGSAPDLYLNIFSAAHRDLFVLGMIEASGIGWQGRYEQAELVAAYLRARREDPAAVAAFDARVSGPRPDLSGGYRYLGLERMSYYVNKDAYRSAVRAEIEELQP; encoded by the coding sequence GTGAACTCCACCGGACCGGTCGACAATGACCGCGACCTGACGTACGCCGTCATCGGCGCGGGACCCTCGGGCCTGGCCGCGGCCCGGAACCTGCAGCAGGCCGGGCTGCCCTGGGCGGGCTACGAGCTCGCCGCCGGCGTCGGCGGCCTGTGGGACGCCTCGGCGCCGCGCAGCACCGTCTACGACTCGGCGCACCTGATCTCGTCGCGGACGACGACCCAGTTCAGCGAGTTCCCGATGCGCGAGGGCGTCGCCGACTACCCGTCGCACCGCGAGCTGCTCGACTACTTCCGCGACTTCGCGACCGCCTTCGACCTGACCCCGGGCTTCGAGTTCGGCTCCGAGGTGACGGCGGTCGTCCCGCACCCCGAGGGCGGCTTCACGGTCACCGCCCGGTCGGCGGCGGGCAGCCACGACACCCGCCACGCGGGCGTGCTGGTCGCCAACGGCACCCTGAGCGAGCCGAACGTGCCGACCTTCGCGGGCTCCTTCGACGGCGAGCTGTTCCACACCAGCGCGTACAAGTCCGCCACCGTCTTCGCCGGCAAGCGGGTGCTGATCGTCGGCGCCGGCAACTCCGGCTGCGACATCGCCGTCGACGCCGTCCACCACGCCGCGTCCGTCGACCTGTCGGTGCGCCGCGGCTACCACTTCGTGCCGAAGTACGTCTTCGGCAAGCCCGCGGACACCCTCAACCAGCGCAAGAGGCCGCTGCCGCCGCGGATCAAGCAGGCGGTCGACTCGCGGGTCCTGCGGATGTTCACCGGCGACCCGACCCGGTTCGGCTTCCCGAAGCCGGACCACCGGATCTACGAGTCGCACCCGATCGTGAACTCGCTGGTGCTGCACCACCTCGGCCACGGCGACCTGGCCGTCAGGCCAGATGTACGTCGGTTCGCGGGAGGGAACGTCGACTTCGTCGATGGAAGCAGCCGTTCGTACGACGTCGTGGTGCTGGCCACCGGCTACCACCTGCACTACCCGTTCCTGGACCCGGCGCTGCTGCGCTGGCGGGGCCGGGGCTCGGCGCCGGACCTCTACCTCAACATCTTCAGCGCCGCGCACCGCGACCTGTTCGTGCTCGGGATGATCGAGGCGTCCGGGATCGGCTGGCAGGGCCGCTACGAGCAGGCCGAGCTGGTGGCGGCGTACCTCCGGGCGCGGCGGGAGGACCCCGCGGCCGTCGCCGCCTTCGACGCCCGGGTCTCCGGGCCGCGGCCGGACCTCTCCGGCGGCTACCGCTACCTCGGGCTCGAGCGGATGTCCTACTACGTCAACAAGGACGCCTACCGGTCCGCGGTGCGTGCCGAGATCGAGGAGCTGCAGCCGTGA
- a CDS encoding bile acid:sodium symporter family protein, which translates to MTDVDNIRIAFEESSLTTLKIVIGAILFGIALDTKLESFAAALKRPGVIAIGVVAQFLLLPAITFVLTLVLDLRGSVALGLILVACCPPGNVSNILTHRSGGDVGLSVSMTAVSNVLAIFLMPLNMAFWGGLHPTGDELLKDIDLSAVDMLVEIALVIGVPFAAGITIARFWPRVAAVAHRIVGPLSYVGLAAIIAVGVARNWDIFVDYIGIVLLAVFLHDALSLALGYGIGRATRLPDASVRAMTFEVGIRNAGLGLLLVFSYFEGLGGMALVAAWWGIWDIVAGLAVAITWRRLRGPAVVTPEQVPA; encoded by the coding sequence GTGACCGATGTCGACAACATCCGGATCGCGTTCGAGGAGTCGTCGCTGACGACCCTGAAGATCGTGATCGGGGCGATCCTGTTCGGGATCGCCCTGGACACCAAGCTGGAGTCCTTCGCCGCCGCGCTCAAGCGCCCCGGGGTGATCGCGATCGGGGTGGTGGCGCAGTTCCTGCTGCTGCCCGCGATCACCTTCGTGCTGACCCTGGTGCTCGACCTGCGCGGCTCCGTCGCGCTCGGCCTGATCCTGGTCGCCTGCTGCCCGCCCGGCAACGTGTCCAACATCCTCACCCACCGCTCCGGCGGCGACGTCGGACTGTCGGTGTCGATGACGGCGGTCAGCAACGTGCTGGCGATCTTCCTGATGCCGCTCAACATGGCGTTCTGGGGCGGCCTGCACCCCACCGGCGACGAGCTGCTGAAGGACATCGACCTGAGCGCCGTCGACATGCTCGTCGAGATCGCCCTGGTCATCGGGGTGCCGTTCGCGGCCGGCATCACCATCGCCCGCTTCTGGCCCCGGGTCGCCGCGGTCGCCCATCGCATCGTGGGCCCGCTGTCGTACGTCGGCCTCGCGGCGATCATCGCCGTCGGCGTGGCCCGCAACTGGGACATCTTCGTCGACTACATCGGCATCGTCCTGCTCGCCGTCTTCCTCCACGACGCGCTGTCCCTGGCCCTCGGCTACGGCATCGGGCGGGCGACCCGGTTGCCCGACGCCAGCGTCCGCGCGATGACCTTCGAGGTCGGGATCCGCAACGCCGGCCTGGGCCTGCTGCTGGTCTTCAGCTACTTCGAAGGTCTGGGCGGCATGGCCCTGGTCGCCGCCTGGTGGGGCATCTGGGACATCGTCGCGGGCCTCGCGGTGGCGATCACCTGGCGCCGACTGCGCGGCCCGGCGGTCGTGACCCCCGAGCAGGTGCCGGCGTGA
- a CDS encoding SDR family oxidoreductase, translating into MIRVLVTGGSGFLGSSVVRGLAAAGLDVTSADLREPSAAAPGVHHVRLDVTDPALVDAVVAEARPEVVVHLAAIVTPGGESNRALERAVDVDGTRHLLDACVAHGVRRVVVSSSGAAYGYHPDNPAWITEDQPVRGNEEFAYSHHKRLVEELLGSYGSLEQVVLRIGTILGNSVDNQITALFERRRLLRIRGSESPFVFIWDTDVVAIVQQAVTGPVTGVFNVAGDGALTITEIAGLLGKPVLTLPEPVIRAALAVGKRLGLTAYGPEQTMFLQYRPVLANDRLKTVFGYTPSRTSREAFDDWRHSRRSY; encoded by the coding sequence GTGATCCGGGTTCTCGTCACCGGCGGCAGCGGCTTCCTCGGCTCCTCGGTCGTCCGCGGCCTGGCCGCCGCGGGGCTGGACGTCACGAGCGCCGACCTGAGGGAGCCTTCCGCTGCCGCGCCCGGGGTCCACCACGTCCGGCTCGACGTGACCGACCCGGCCCTGGTCGACGCGGTCGTCGCCGAGGCCCGACCGGAGGTCGTCGTACACCTCGCGGCGATCGTGACACCCGGAGGCGAGTCGAACCGCGCGCTGGAGCGGGCCGTCGACGTCGACGGGACCCGGCACCTGCTCGACGCCTGCGTGGCCCACGGGGTACGCCGGGTCGTCGTCTCGTCCAGCGGCGCGGCGTACGGCTATCACCCCGACAACCCGGCGTGGATCACCGAGGACCAGCCGGTGCGCGGCAACGAGGAGTTCGCCTACAGCCACCACAAGCGGCTGGTCGAGGAGCTGCTCGGCTCCTACGGCTCGCTGGAGCAGGTGGTGCTGCGGATCGGCACGATCCTCGGCAACAGCGTCGACAACCAGATCACGGCGCTGTTCGAGCGCAGGCGGCTGCTGCGGATCCGGGGCTCGGAGTCGCCGTTCGTCTTCATCTGGGACACCGACGTCGTCGCGATCGTCCAGCAGGCCGTCACCGGGCCGGTGACGGGTGTCTTCAACGTCGCCGGCGACGGCGCGCTCACCATCACCGAGATCGCCGGGCTGCTCGGCAAGCCGGTGCTGACCCTGCCCGAGCCGGTGATCCGGGCGGCGCTCGCCGTCGGCAAGCGGCTGGGGCTGACGGCGTACGGACCCGAGCAGACGATGTTCCTGCAGTACCGCCCCGTGCTCGCCAACGACCGACTCAAGACGGTCTTCGGCTACACCCCGTCGCGGACGTCGCGGGAAGCCTTCGATGACTGGCGTCACTCCCGCCGGTCATACTGA
- a CDS encoding Ku protein, with product MRAIWKGAVSFGLVSVPVKLYAATESHDVSFRQVHAKDGGRIKYQRVCAIDGEEVAYADIAKGYETEDGEMVILTDDDLAELPSTSSREIAVEKFVPTEQIDPMMFEKSYYLEPEKTGAKPYALLRQALLDADRMAVVTIALRQRTSVAVLRVRDDVIVLQTMMWPDEVRTPDFSVESGEIKPAEVKMANMLVETLAGDFDAAEFEDDYAGAVEALVKAKVEGGEVKRTPTSTKSSGEVVDLLAALQRSVDAAKTSRGESTDSGDADDSESDSKPAKKTPAKKSAAKKTAAKKAPAKKPAAKKSTTKKAAAKKAS from the coding sequence ATGCGTGCGATCTGGAAGGGTGCCGTCTCCTTCGGGCTGGTGAGCGTGCCCGTGAAGCTCTATGCCGCCACCGAGTCCCACGACGTGTCCTTCCGGCAGGTGCACGCCAAGGACGGCGGGCGGATCAAGTACCAGCGGGTCTGCGCGATCGACGGCGAGGAGGTGGCGTACGCCGACATCGCCAAGGGCTACGAGACCGAGGACGGCGAGATGGTCATCCTCACCGACGACGACCTGGCCGAGCTGCCGTCGACGTCCTCGCGGGAGATCGCGGTCGAGAAGTTCGTCCCGACCGAGCAGATCGACCCGATGATGTTCGAGAAGTCCTACTACCTCGAGCCCGAGAAGACCGGCGCGAAGCCGTACGCCCTGCTGCGCCAGGCCCTGCTCGACGCCGACCGGATGGCCGTCGTGACCATCGCGCTGCGCCAGCGCACCTCGGTGGCGGTGCTGCGCGTCCGCGACGACGTGATCGTGCTCCAGACGATGATGTGGCCCGACGAGGTCCGCACCCCCGACTTCTCCGTCGAGTCCGGCGAGATCAAGCCGGCCGAGGTCAAGATGGCCAACATGCTCGTCGAGACCCTCGCCGGCGACTTCGACGCCGCCGAGTTCGAGGACGACTACGCCGGTGCCGTCGAGGCGCTGGTCAAGGCCAAGGTCGAGGGTGGCGAGGTCAAGCGCACCCCCACCTCCACCAAGTCCTCCGGCGAGGTGGTCGACCTGCTCGCCGCCCTGCAGCGCTCGGTCGACGCGGCCAAGACCTCGCGCGGCGAGTCGACCGACTCCGGGGACGCCGACGACAGCGAGAGCGACTCGAAGCCGGCGAAGAAGACCCCGGCCAAGAAGTCTGCCGCGAAGAAGACGGCTGCGAAGAAGGCCCCCGCCAAGAAGCCCGCGGCCAAGAAGAGCACCACGAAGAAGGCCGCGGCCAAGAAGGCCAGCTGA